One Clostridium estertheticum DNA segment encodes these proteins:
- a CDS encoding GntR family transcriptional regulator produces MNILISTLSQTPIYGQIQTQIKEMVLKGTLKSQEQLPSIRLMAKDLKVGIITVKRAYEELEKEGIVVNLQGRGCFVAEIDRNKIKAIHIDMLKERLLEIKDFADTVGISSVEMFKVLNEIYGGIEDDK; encoded by the coding sequence TTGAATATTCTTATATCAACCCTTTCACAAACGCCCATATATGGACAAATACAAACTCAGATAAAAGAAATGGTCCTCAAGGGAACCTTAAAATCCCAGGAGCAATTGCCGTCAATAAGGCTTATGGCAAAAGATTTGAAAGTTGGAATTATAACCGTAAAACGTGCTTATGAAGAACTTGAAAAAGAGGGTATTGTCGTCAATTTACAAGGGCGAGGATGCTTTGTAGCAGAGATTGACAGAAATAAAATTAAAGCAATACACATTGATATGCTTAAGGAAAGACTTCTTGAAATCAAAGACTTTGCAGACACAGTAGGCATATCATCCGTGGAAATGTTTAAAGTTCTAAATGAAATATATGGAGGTATTGAAGATGACAAATAA
- a CDS encoding ABC transporter ATP-binding protein — translation MTNNALEIKNLEASIGKFSLRDVSFPLEKGTIMGFIGRNGSGKTTLIKTMLNMIPKTRGDVLFDGTVMYGNEEIVKAKIGVVFDSLIYPLNLKPTKIKKMISPFYKTFDCIRFEELMNRFDLDPSKKLSAYSKGMQMKFGVVMALCHNPELIILDEPTAGLDPIARADVMDLLLELMQKEERSILFSTHITSDLEKIADYITMIDEGKIVFSNGKDEMLDMYLLAHIDKEAMTDVIKSDLIGIKETPFGYEGLCTKKLKLQNVAGIKTARPTIEDIMLYMVAKK, via the coding sequence ATGACAAATAATGCTTTGGAAATCAAAAACCTAGAAGCAAGTATAGGTAAGTTCTCTTTGCGAGATGTAAGCTTTCCATTGGAAAAGGGAACTATTATGGGGTTTATAGGAAGAAACGGTTCAGGCAAAACCACTCTTATTAAAACAATGCTTAATATGATTCCAAAAACAAGAGGAGATGTGTTATTCGACGGTACTGTGATGTATGGAAACGAAGAAATAGTTAAAGCAAAAATAGGGGTTGTATTTGATAGTTTAATCTATCCTCTCAATCTCAAACCTACTAAAATCAAAAAGATGATATCACCATTTTATAAAACCTTTGATTGCATTCGGTTTGAGGAGCTAATGAACCGCTTTGACCTTGACCCAAGTAAAAAGCTCTCAGCATATTCAAAAGGTATGCAGATGAAATTCGGAGTTGTAATGGCACTATGTCATAATCCTGAATTAATCATACTTGACGAACCTACAGCAGGTCTTGACCCTATTGCAAGGGCTGACGTGATGGATTTACTCTTAGAACTTATGCAAAAGGAGGAAAGGTCCATACTATTCTCAACACATATTACAAGTGATCTTGAAAAAATTGCTGATTATATAACCATGATTGATGAGGGTAAAATTGTTTTTTCTAATGGAAAAGATGAAATGCTTGATATGTATCTCTTAGCACATATTGATAAAGAGGCTATGACAGATGTAATCAAATCTGACCTTATAGGAATAAAAGAAACACCTTTTGGATATGAGGGATTATGCACCAAAAAATTAAAACTTCAGAATGTAGCAGGGATTAAAACTGCCAGACCTACAATTGAGGACATTATGCTTTACATGGTTGCAAAAAAATGA
- a CDS encoding deoxyribonuclease IV — MLNIGCHLSVSKGYKAMGEEALKIGANTFQFFTRNPRGSKAKEIDPKDVEALLQLAKENKFAIMLAHAPYTLNACSADKHTREFALRIMEDDLKRMEYLPNNLYNFHPGNHVKQGAKIGIEYIINMLNIVLKPEQTTTVLLETMSGKGTEVGVRFEELKQILDGVLLSGKIGVCLDTCHVYDAGYDIVNDLDGVIEEFDRIIGLDKLYAIHLNDSKNPFESHKDRHEKIGEGSIGKEVFIKIINHPKLRNLPFFLETPIELSGHAQEIKFLREAYIEEGSAHVASSNMIKNK, encoded by the coding sequence ATGTTGAATATAGGTTGTCATTTATCAGTGTCGAAAGGCTATAAAGCTATGGGAGAAGAAGCTCTAAAAATAGGAGCTAATACGTTTCAGTTTTTCACCCGTAATCCTAGAGGTAGTAAAGCAAAAGAAATTGATCCCAAAGACGTAGAAGCGCTATTACAACTAGCAAAAGAAAACAAATTTGCTATAATGCTAGCACATGCTCCATACACTTTAAATGCTTGCTCTGCTGATAAGCACACAAGAGAATTTGCACTGAGAATTATGGAAGATGATTTAAAAAGAATGGAATACTTACCAAATAATCTTTATAATTTCCATCCAGGTAATCATGTGAAACAAGGTGCGAAAATAGGAATAGAATATATTATAAATATGCTGAACATTGTACTTAAACCAGAACAAACTACTACGGTACTTCTTGAAACAATGTCTGGTAAAGGAACAGAAGTAGGCGTTCGATTTGAAGAATTAAAACAAATTCTTGATGGAGTTTTGCTTTCAGGCAAAATAGGTGTATGTCTGGATACTTGTCATGTTTATGATGCTGGTTATGATATAGTTAATGATTTAGATGGGGTCATAGAGGAGTTTGATAGAATTATTGGTCTTGACAAGCTATACGCAATTCATTTAAATGATAGTAAAAATCCCTTTGAAAGCCATAAGGATCGCCATGAAAAAATTGGTGAAGGTTCAATTGGAAAAGAAGTGTTTATTAAAATCATTAATCACCCCAAACTACGTAACTTACCATTTTTTTTAGAAACTCCAATTGAATTATCTGGTCATGCGCAGGAAATCAAGTTTTTACGAGAAGCATATATAGAAGAAGGTTCCGCCCACGTGGCAAGTAGCAATATGATTAAAAACAAATAA
- a CDS encoding deoxyribonuclease IV, whose translation MLNIGCHLSVSKGYKAMGEEALKIGANTFQFFTRNPRGSKAKEIDPKDVEALLEIMKENKFAIILAHAPYTLNACSADEGTREFAISVMADDLKRMEYLPNSLYNFHPGSHVKQGVEVGIEYIINMLNTVLKPEQTTTVLLETMSGKGTEVGRTFEELKQILDGVTLSGKMGVCLDTCHIYDAGYDIVNDLDGVVDEFDRIIGLDKLCAIHLNDSKNPFESHKDRHEKIGEGSIGKEVIIKVINHPKLRHLPFFLETPNELAGYAQEIKILREAYIE comes from the coding sequence ATGTTAAATATAGGTTGTCATTTATCAGTATCAAAAGGCTATAAAGCTATGGGAGAAGAAGCTCTAAAAATAGGAGCAAATACATTTCAGTTTTTCACTCGTAATCCTAGAGGTAGTAAAGCAAAAGAAATCGACCCAAAAGATGTGGAAGCGCTTTTAGAAATAATGAAAGAAAATAAATTTGCTATAATTTTAGCTCATGCACCATACACCCTAAATGCTTGTTCCGCTGATGAAGGCACAAGAGAATTCGCAATTAGTGTTATGGCGGATGATTTGAAAAGAATGGAATATTTACCTAATAGTCTTTATAATTTCCATCCAGGTAGTCATGTGAAGCAAGGCGTAGAGGTGGGCATTGAATATATTATAAATATGCTGAACACTGTACTAAAACCAGAACAAACAACTACAGTACTTCTTGAGACAATGTCAGGAAAAGGAACAGAAGTAGGTAGAACTTTTGAAGAGTTAAAACAAATTCTTGATGGAGTCACTCTTTCAGGCAAAATGGGAGTATGTCTTGATACTTGCCACATTTATGATGCTGGTTATGATATAGTTAATGATTTAGATGGGGTTGTAGATGAATTTGATAGAATAATCGGCCTTGATAAGCTTTGTGCAATTCACTTAAATGATAGCAAAAATCCATTTGAAAGTCATAAAGACCGCCATGAAAAAATTGGTGAAGGTTCTATTGGAAAAGAAGTGATTATTAAAGTTATTAATCATCCAAAACTACGTCATTTACCATTCTTTTTAGAAACTCCAAATGAATTAGCTGGTTATGCTCAGGAAATTAAGATTTTAAGAGAAGCGTATATAGAATAA
- a CDS encoding transposase, with the protein MSNYILTLKLDTEKYQEDILDKRLEISRNIYNSCLGELYKRYNYMRQSKEYKKVVKIAKGKERNKQFNELNKKYSLTEYSLHKFVKPIQKHFKNNVDSFSTQKIASRCFSAFQGLMFHTANKVCFKKYGEMNSVEGKSNGTGIRFKDNQLIWNGLKINLIVKNNDEYAEISLLNEVKYCRIVRKFIRGKYKYYIQLVLDGIPPIKYNKETGEVKNSIGKGNVGIDIGTQTIGIASKHEVKLLELAPEVNNIETIKRRLLRKLDRQRRINNPNSFNENGTIKHGVKLIWVKSNKYIKTQNELRDIQRKQADIKKQSHNILANKIVSLGDRILVETMNYKGLQKRSQNTTVNEKTGKFNKKKRFGKSLANKAPSMLLTILDNKLKWNNTELYKVNTYKIKASQYNHFDEKYNKKELSERWNIFNVDNKEIKIQRDLYSSFLIMNVKENLEEIDRDLCFGTYDNFKHLHDKEINRLLSSNNKKISSMGI; encoded by the coding sequence GTGTCAAATTATATATTAACATTAAAACTAGATACAGAAAAATATCAAGAAGATATTTTAGATAAGAGATTAGAAATAAGTAGGAATATATATAATAGCTGTTTAGGAGAATTATATAAAAGATATAATTATATGAGACAGTCTAAGGAATATAAGAAAGTTGTTAAAATTGCTAAAGGAAAAGAACGTAATAAACAATTTAATGAATTAAATAAAAAATATAGTTTGACGGAGTATTCACTTCATAAGTTTGTAAAACCTATTCAAAAACATTTTAAAAATAACGTAGATAGCTTCAGCACTCAAAAGATAGCTTCAAGGTGTTTTAGTGCATTTCAAGGATTAATGTTCCATACTGCAAATAAGGTTTGTTTTAAGAAATATGGAGAAATGAACAGTGTTGAAGGGAAGTCCAATGGAACGGGGATTAGATTTAAAGATAATCAATTAATTTGGAATGGGCTTAAAATCAACCTTATTGTTAAAAACAACGATGAATATGCAGAAATTTCGCTATTAAACGAAGTTAAATATTGTAGAATAGTTAGAAAATTTATTCGTGGAAAATATAAATATTATATTCAATTAGTTTTAGATGGTATCCCTCCTATTAAATATAATAAAGAAACTGGGGAAGTTAAAAATAGTATTGGAAAGGGTAATGTTGGAATAGATATTGGTACTCAAACTATAGGGATTGCCTCAAAACATGAGGTTAAATTATTAGAATTAGCACCCGAGGTTAATAATATTGAAACAATTAAAAGAAGATTATTAAGAAAACTAGATAGACAAAGAAGAATTAATAATCCTAATAGTTTTAATGAAAATGGAACAATCAAACATGGTGTAAAATTAATATGGGTTAAATCAAATAAATATATTAAAACTCAAAATGAATTAAGAGATATTCAAAGGAAACAAGCTGATATAAAAAAGCAAAGTCATAATATTTTAGCTAATAAAATAGTGAGTTTAGGGGATAGGATATTAGTAGAAACAATGAACTATAAAGGATTGCAAAAACGTTCCCAAAATACTACCGTTAACGAGAAAACAGGAAAATTTAACAAGAAAAAAAGATTTGGAAAGTCTTTAGCAAATAAAGCCCCAAGTATGCTTTTAACTATATTAGACAATAAATTAAAGTGGAATAATACTGAATTATATAAAGTTAATACTTATAAAATAAAAGCATCACAGTATAACCATTTTGATGAGAAGTATAATAAAAAAGAATTAAGTGAACGTTGGAATATATTCAATGTCGATAATAAAGAAATTAAAATTCAAAGAGACTTATATAGTAGTTTTTTAATAATGAATGTAAAAGAAAATTTAGAAGAAATAGATAGGGATTTATGTTTTGGAACTTATGATAATTTTAAGCATTTGCATGATAAAGAAATTAATAGATTATTAAGCAGTAATAATAAAAAAATATCAAGTATGGGAATATAA
- a CDS encoding DUF6465 family protein: MEKNNTLISDKQAMSSTEEAAITKEDVEKTINALKDIVKNVKSKATRAATTASAATKKTVSKKTDGGFYVQYQGKEFSNQLIQEKVYDVWLKSHKKSEIKTLDIYLKVEDDTAYCLINGEINIDVKLS; this comes from the coding sequence ATGGAAAAAAATAATACATTGATTTCGGATAAACAAGCTATGAGCTCAACAGAAGAAGCGGCAATTACAAAAGAAGATGTGGAAAAGACTATAAATGCGTTGAAGGATATTGTTAAAAATGTTAAATCAAAAGCTACTAGAGCAGCTACTACAGCAAGCGCTGCTACAAAAAAAACAGTATCTAAAAAGACAGATGGTGGTTTCTATGTTCAATATCAGGGAAAAGAGTTTAGCAATCAATTAATACAAGAAAAAGTTTATGATGTATGGTTAAAATCTCATAAAAAATCTGAAATTAAAACCTTAGATATATATCTAAAGGTTGAAGATGATACAGCCTATTGTTTGATAAATGGAGAAATTAATATAGACGTGAAATTATCTTAA